A DNA window from Sordaria macrospora chromosome 4, complete sequence contains the following coding sequences:
- a CDS encoding 40S ribosomal protein eS19 translates to MPGGTTVRDVEPHKFVNAYAAFLKRQGKLPVPGWVDTVKTGPAKEMPPQDIDWFYVRAASVARHVYLRKTVGVGRLRRVHGTAKNRGSRPSHHVDASGSVDRKVLQALEKIGVLEHDEEKGGRRITQQGQRDLDRIAQTVIEADEEEDDE, encoded by the exons ATGCCTGGTGGTACCACTGTTCGGGACGTCGAG CCCCACAAGTTCGTCAACGCCTATGCTGCTTTCTTGAAGCGCCAGGGCAAGCTGCCCGTTCCCG GTTGGGTTGATACCGTCAAGACCGGCCCCGCCAAGGAGATGCCCCCCCAGGACATCGACTGGTTCTACGTCCGCGCCGCCTCCGTTGCCCGCCACGTCTACCTCCGCAAgaccgttggtgttggccgTCTCCGCCGCGTCCACGGCACTGCCAAGAACCGTGGCAGCCGTCCCTCCCACCACGTTGACGCCTCTGGCTCCGTTGACCGCAAGGTCCTCCAGGCCCTCGAGAAGATCGGTGTCCTCGagcacgacgaggagaagggtgGCCGCCGCATCACCCAGCAGGGCCAGCGTGATCTGGACC GTATTGCCCAGACCGTCATCGaggccgatgaggaggaggatgacgagtaA